The region TCAAACGACTCATCTATGTTGCAAAAGGAATCCTTGGCAGCAAATGGTATCCTCTTGCCAGTGGTGTTTTCATTGGTGGTGGTCAGAGAAACAGTAGGCTTCGACAAACTAATAACAGAATCCTCCTTTTGAACACAAACAATAACTTCCTGGTGAATGGGTAATTCTGGGGAACAAACAATATCGTCAGTGCTGAGGTTCTGCTGAGAAGAGAGAGAATCTCCAAGGACCTTTTCCTGAGTCTCTGTTATGTTCATGGCACTGACTTGTCTGATCAAGCAATCAATCTGGTCTTCATAGTGGGACATTTCGTCCTCATTGTTGTTCTTGAAATGTACCACTTCTTGAGAAAGAGGTAGTAGATCTTTAAAGCTAGAAATGGAATTTAAATCACTACGTAATCCACTAATGGGAGTGGTGATCTTTATATCCTTGTGAGCACTACATTTATTTTCCGGGGAAACTTCAGCCTTGATAACATCAACAATCTGATTACTTTCTGCAAAACCAGTATCTTTATCATGTGGGCAAACTTCGGCCTTCATAACATCAACTACCCCATTACTTTCTGCAGTATCTTCACCATGTAAGCCAACATTGTCTCCATCACTTTTAACTTCTTTATCATTGAAGTTATTTTCACTGCCATGTTTAAGTGAAGTATTGTTTTCGACTTTTGGAGATGTCGTGTGGCAACTTTCAATATTTCTTAAAGCATTAGAAATCCTTGTTGCAGCTTTTGATTCTTCCTGCAGAATGGAAACTCTAGGTTTCATATTTGAGGAGCTGCGCTGAGCATTTGTGCCATTTGTCATAGCAGTATGTACTCCACTGATGGGAGTAGTGATCTTTCTATCCTCCTTGTGAGCACTACATTTATTTTCCAGAGAAACTTCAGCCTTCCTAACATCAACAATCTCATTACCTTCTACAAGACCAGTAACTTTACTATGTGGGGAAACTTCGGCCTTCATAATGTTAACAATTCCATTACTTTCTACAAGACCAGTATCTTTATCAAGCAGGAAAATTTCGGCCCTCGTAACATCAACAAGCCCATTGCTCTCTGCAAGACTGGTAGCTTCACCATATAAGCCAACATCATCTCCACCACTTTCAACTTTCTCAGAATTGAAGTTATTTTCCCCGCCATGTTTCAGTGGAGTATTGTTTTTGACTTTTGGAGATGTTGTGGGACAGCTTTCAACATTTCTTAAAGCATTAGAGATCCTTGTTGCAGCTTTTGATGCTTCCTGCGGAGTGGAAACTCTAGGTTTCATATTTGAGGAAATTCGTTGAGCATCATCAGTTTTTGTGCCATTTTTCATAGCAGTTTGTTCTCCACTGAAGGGAGTAGTGATCTTTATATCCTTATGAGGACTGCATTTATTTTCCAGGGAAACTTCAGCCTTCATAACATCAACAAACTCATTACTTTCTGCAAAACCAGTATCTTTATCATATGGGGAAGCTTCGGCCTTCATAGCATCAATGACCGCATTACTTTCTGCAAGATCATTAGCGTCATCATGTAAGCAACCAGCATCTCCGCCACTTTCAACCTCTTTAGCATTGAATTTATTTTCACTGCCATGTTTAAGTGGAGTGTTGTTTTTTACTATTGGAGACGTCAAATGGCAACTTTCAACATTTCTTAAAGCATTAGAGATCTTTGTTGCAGCTTTTGATGCTTCCTGTGGAGTAGAAACTCTAGGTTTCATATTCGAGAAAATTCTTCGTGCATCAGCTTTTGTGTCACTTGTCACGTCTCTTTCAGGATTCAACTTCTTTGGCTTAATTTGGCCGCCACTAGGATTTCCACTTCCAGCACAAATTTTAGGTAAATTACTTGGTGCAACAGGGTGAGATTGCCCACTTCTCTTATGAGTGCGGACTGTAGATTTTGCCTGCAAGAAACAAATTCTCCGTTGATTATACAACAACAAAGGTGAAACTATTTTTGCCAACATAATTATCAGATCACCATGAAGGCAAAACTCACTTTCAACTTAGAATAATAAGCATATGAAATTTCTTCAAAGAAGGCAAAACTCACCCCATCAAAAAAACCAATTTTTGGCGATGGCAATCGAAGACCAGAAGGCTTAGAAGATGGAGGACGTGCAACCATCCCCACTGAGCTATGATCATCAGCATGACTCTCAGAATCCAAAGATTGAGGTTCATCGAAATCTATAGATACCCTCTTGCAGGTGTCGCTGATGCTGTCTCTTGAACTACAAGAAATTTGTTGTAAACTAGAAAGTGATGAAACTGACTCCGAAGACCAATCACTAATAGAGCTAGCGGGTGATATGCTAGAAGAAAGCTTGCTGAAAGGCATCAACTGAGAAGAGACATGGGATTTTCCAGGCCCAGTTTTATTTATTGATGAAATTCGTGATGGTGTTTTAGGATTTGAACCCAAGGACCTTGGATTACCAGTTTTAGTATCAGTTTTTCTTTTCATGGAATTGGATGGAGATTTACCCATGTTAACAGACGAAGTACTCGCAGAACTATCAAAGGAGGAAGTTGTTTCTCTGATGGTTGCAGTTGAAGAAGCCCGAGAGGAAGATTTAGATGATGGAATAGGTCTAGGCACATTTCGTAAACTACATGTTAATTTTGATACTGGAGCACCTCTACCTGCCAAACTTAAACAAGCTTAGAGACAACTTCAGTTAAGTTCAAGATACACACATGTTCTGTTTTATCACAAGCAGTATATCAATCTAAATGCAATTTCTTACCAGCTGCAGTTTTTACACCATCTTTCTCCATTTTTAGAAGGCTACCGCCCAAGGAAGCCCTCTTGGCCAATGTTGCAGAGATAGGAATAGGCTTCCCTTGGAAATTAGGTCGCTTCATGAGAGATTGTGTTGACTCTTTATTTGCCACATTAAACTATTTTGGTTACCAAAAAACAATGGTCTCAGTTAATCACATTCAAAGTGGAGTTTGTTTAATAGTTTAATTAACATTAGTCAGCAGCACAATGGATAaagaattatttattaaatattgaatTTGAAGTAGAGTGAGTGACTCTCATAAGAAATTCAAAGTATGCTGGCAACTTAGGTTCCAGCTTAAACTCCTAAACTCTCCGGATCTTTTAATATTTCAGTCATTTCCAAATCATAGCATGATGGGGAATTGTGGACCTGCAAAaacctttcttttttattttaaatccaCGTACCTCTGAGGATTGTGGACAAGCAGAAACCGGCCTTGCCAATCTTCCTGGATTTTGCAAGCCAATACTTGGCTTCTTGCAAACAACTTTGGGCTTCATCTGCAGCAACAAGATTATACCAGATCTTACTAAattcatttagaaaagaaaacaTCATTTACAGCCAACATGCATAAACTAAATCTTACCTTGGGTTGAGAAGATAATTCCACCCTCTTTAAAGCTGAAAAGAAAACGCAGGTTTAACTTGTTAAGTTTTATGCaacatatatattatagaatGTAGTAAATACATTTAATTCCCATGACTAATAACATGTTAACCAGTGCGATTAAatccatttataaaaaaaaaaatagtactacAAAAGGGCTTAAAAGGTTTCAACATTATAATGTAATTTTTAGTTCCCTCATGTGGAACTATCAAGCACCAATCCACTCTCAAATCTCAGTTCCTTCTttaattatgaagaaaaaaagtATAGCAAAACACTAAAGTATTAAGTATCCTCTTAATTCAGTGACAACGGTGAATGGTCTCAGATATTTATGAAGTCTATAAATGTTAATACTGAAGTGTACTCACCAGTGACAATTTTGGTTTCTCGCACTCCTGAGCCTACTTTACTTCTTTCATCTGCTGTAACAGTAGCTTTGCTTGATTTCTGAATTGAAGCTCTTATATCTTCAAACAAATTAGTTTCATTACTTTCTAGCGTCAAAGTATCACTTCCTAATGTGGAGATTGAATCGGTGGATCTATGAACCTCCTCATCAATTCCAGGTAGCATCTGCCTTCCACCCTCGTTACCACCAGTGATGCTTGATAGCTCCTCAGCATCCAAAACACCTGATTTCACAAAACAGATTCCCTTAAGATGAAAAAGGATAATACAAATAGCAATACCACATTGAAACAcgttaaatttaagtttttaaaTTCACATGTTCATGGAATATTAGCATACCTTCACTGGTGAAAAAGGCACTGTCCCAGGCCAAACTTTTACGCAAGTTATATTTTCCATTTCTCTTAACCCTCTCAGGTTCCAAGCATTGAGAAGGTTGAGGCACTAACTCCTTCATCTCCGGAATGTCACCAAAATACTCTAATTTTTCATTACCAACAGACTCAACCAAATCAATACTTCTCAGGTCTTGACTATCTGCTTAAAAAAGGCAATGCAACCAAAATATTGTTCAAACCCGTTATCACATTGAAGTTATTAAATTTGCTTTGAATTAATCAGTTTtgaaaaaataagaaataaacacACATAACTAAACCAAACCCTAAAAGCTTAACTACAAAGAAGCCCAATTTCACATCAAAACTGGCATTTATAACCCAAAACAGGACCCAATTAAGAAAACCAAACAACCCCATCGCACAATCAGAGAGCAATTAGATCAAAAACATGCAACCCAAGAATCGAAGAAAAAAATTCTACACCCCAACCCCATGTCTGAAAAATCCAATAAAGTATTCAATTCACAAGGACAAGATCATCCATCACCAACTAGCTCAATCCATCCACATTACTCAAACAGACAAAATCCAATATATGAAGATTCTTTTACCTTGGGGAGATCCTGAAGAAAAACCTATGAGAGAATCATCTTCGGAGGAGAAATCGATGATGCTAAGGCGTCTGACTTGGACATCGTCCATCTTGTCATCGTTCTTGGACAAGGACTCGTCCATTTCCAGATCCGAGAGAGCTCTGAAGAAGCCCTTCTTACTTAGTTCCTTTGGAGATATTGAATCAAGATTTGGTAAGCGAAGCTCTCAACTAAATTCACAGAGAAGAGAAGTAGAGGTTTGAGTTGGGTTTTAGTTCAGTGCAGAGCTTTCTtgtttgaaaattttgaaaaaccgGCGGTTTTTTGAAAtgagaaattaaaataatttttataataatttatttttgtaacgaatacatttgtaataataataaaaataataataatggtaaTTAAATTGGGAGCGCCTTGTGTGTACTTCGCTCTAAGCTAAAGAAGAGATAACTACCTAAATACCTTTCTTCATACTTAATACACAATTAACCTCTATTTCAAAAAATGACATTTACactttttttatggaaattttaggATATATGCGTAATAATATATCAAATTTCACTCCTATAACAAATTTAATAGGTATCTTAAatgttattttgtaaaattttgacATTAATGCCTCTTTTCTTAAACTCATATCTCTCACACACAACTAATTCTCTCTACTGTGGCAGCCCCTCCCCACCGCCAATGGTCCAACACATATTTTCTTAATACTAGACATTATCaagtatattatttttatatagcaACTTATATTTGTCCTGaattattctaaatattttaatatcatgattttatttaaaaattatattgatTTTATAAATTCCATTgttaattttaaaacaaaatcaattgatatgaaataataataataacgaaatttgatatattatatcataaataatacatatactatgttaataataattatcatgtattttttatataatattaactACACAACTTTAATATActatacaacaaaaaatatatatattgagttgaaaaataatagaCTATTGACTAGGGTGTACATTAGTCAGTTTGGTCGGGTTACAACATATTTTATTTCATACAGTGTACGAATTGGGTTGTAAAATTTCAACTCTAACCTgtccaattaagaaaaaaaaattaactcgTCCAATGTTTTTGGCGGTTTAATTGGGTTAATCCGCTCAAACCAATCAtgagtttttctaaaaaaaatgtctaaataattagattaaataaactaaaaatatagtATACATCTTCCAAACTTAGACAAACTATTCTAAATTCAAACTTTAAAACATTATTCTAAATTCATTGTTAAaaaattttataataatatttagcattacatataatttatgtaataatatatgtaatatatgtatgtataaatgaaaaaataaaaaaaataaaacaaaactcttAATCGATCTATTCAGGTTATTCTAGTTATATTGAGCGGGTTGATATAATTTCCATCTCAATATAATAATTGAGCGGTTTGAATTTTGCCGAgttattcgggttgcgttttttgtCGATTTGGTTTGGACGGTTTATTCGGATTGGGCGATTTGCAAAAACTTTTGTACAACCCTACTGTTGATGCATCTTTTCGTTAACTAAAAGTAAAAGAATTAAAcgatatataaaaaaatatagatttttacgtggttcagtatttaaaatagtaattttttaGTCATGTTTTAGCAAAAATAGGTATAAAATTAGCATTaactatatattatttttaaaagtttaatttgtaggttttaaaTTAGCACCTTTTATGGAGGGGGTTGTGCCATCTTTAGCATTTTATGTGCATGTATAGACTTATTTTTGTGCCTGTTTATATGTTGGTTGTGCTTGTTTGTAGACCTTTTTGTGCTTGTTTGTAGGTTGGCTTGTGCCTGTTTGTAGGCTTGTTTAGTACAAGGTTGCTGATGACAGAGCTCCCCTTATGGTATAGTATATTCCGAAGAAAAATAAAAGTACCGAAAAACTTTATCTATCAACACTATACATTCAATCTTACAAATTTGTGTTGTTCTCCTTGTGCCTTTTTAGGTTACTTTTGTTCCTTTTTAACTGTTTTTCGAATAAGTTACTTATTCTCATTGATTTGATGATACATGTATCTAATTGACATTTCAAGGAGATGCTCTTTTAATCGATATTACTAACATCCAACTAaagtgttggaaatgtgccctgaaagcatatgtagtatacattgttttaatgaaataaataaattgaatttgttttgcatatattttatggactatattattctgtgataatattatgtaaatatcaggaaaattcctaagttcatatatgtgatctcaaacacgtattggtacgggaggattgtgtttgagataaatgaacttgaatagttcgcagtaaaataaagttatggatgttggattagcttatacaggatctttatttattttcatgtatatctaatattaaacaaattaatacgagatagcctaaaacatgtttctaaaattgaattcaaagataaacaaagaatagaatacttatagtatacgcagcggaattaaagagtctttccttcagtttctctaactattgtatcctctctgtcgcagagtattatcaagaaactaaaccgatcttctattttcttcacaatcttccaatgtatccttagaaccacctagactagtgtgggcaattctcaacacatgagatagatatagagagaagaagagaaaataacaaagaggcttagaaaattacttgtgtttagaaagaatctaaaactatcagaaaatctgacttgtgacttttCAAAACTTacgttttgacttctctctaagcactccttttatagactcaattaggccatttaatttaattaaaaaatcaataaaataacagccattttgaagccctaggtcgaaattatcatgggctataggcctgtgaaatttctcatttgattataagtccattggacttaaaatcaaggcctgtattattttctattgatttaatttattaaataattatttaaatcatttatcaaattaattatttataatttgaaccttgatttaaacttatttattaatttagataccaaattatcttaattaataaatctatcaTAATTtcacttttcttctcaaaattacacaactctgtgaaactatccaaaattgacctgatcaactttgataattctaattgatgattaaatcaattaattgagactatctagatgattttatccaaggtacaatggggaccatgggcctatgaaatcaagctccaataagttatcataaatctaacaaataaatttactaacttattaattgctcgtgactccactatagactcggaattgcactcttgaattcatagaacgctctataacaaatatagatacgctattaattatccattgttacaatcataattgtcactcaatcctctatagacggtctacaatgagataggactaaaatactgttttacccctcattgtattttatccttaaaacgcttagttccttgtaaatgatattttagtaaactaatttaattattgaaatgagatctctatcatttaacaccttgaaccaaactaaaaggaaaccatcgtttcacttcttcatcagaagctatagatattcatatctatgattaacactcccactcaattataataccgagttcccaagatgtaagtatgggctagtccgtacagttagctggtaacgaacaagtcaaataactcaaataatacaatcagttagaatactaaccactcagaattgagattgaattgacctatggtcaactatatgatatgactagaatagataataacggtatgtttacttatcttatcaattgtcaatatcggtcctgtccgatgtaacaaatacatccgatcttatcgaATTTGCTAAtgctctggaaagaacataacactataatgtgtaagtagatcatatcgtagattggcaagtcagcataaatccggtgcactgactaatcataggactaacttattttgaacatataatcatatttatattccactgtgattacgttactataaataagattagctatatgctcaggatttaatagaagtttatattaaaaaaataattataaaaaaataaaacatgtgagtaaagtgattgaccaagtcaaaaaatgatttatattcttttattgataataaaatgagattacaaagaatttgggttttaattagggcataaaaccccaacaaactcccacttgcactaattgaaactaatgccttaattctactaatctcatttccttgatatgcttatcaaatgtagcttctggtagtgtctttgtaacggatctgcaagattgtcttcagttgcaatcttcataaccttcacatctcccctggccacatattctcgaataatgtgatactttctttctatatgcttactcctcttgtgacttcgaggttctttcgagttggctatcgctcatgtattgtcacaaacaaacacaaacggtttatccatttctggaataacaccaagatccgaatagaacttctttagccagactatttccttagctgcttctgatgcggctatgtactcagcctccatggtggaatctaagattgcagactgctttacgcttctccaaatcacagctccacccccaagagtaaacaccattccagaagtagactttctctcatcgacatcagtctgaaaatctgaatcggtgtagcctacagggttcagaacaccacccttgtagactaacatataatccctagttcatctcaaatacttcaggatatgcttaattgctatccaatgttccggtcctgggtttgactgatacctgctcactactcccactgcatagcagatatctggtctagtacacaacatggcatacatcagacttccaactgcagatgcgtaaggagcctttctcattgcatcttcctcttcaggagtctggggagactgcttctttgaaagatgaattccatggcgggacggtagacgcctgttgacgcggttcttcgccaacaggtaattaagagaagaagaggaagggattaatgctaaatgtagaaccgtaacagatatatgatcttagagaatgaaagaggtgactcaagacacgttttttaagtggtttaaaggttaaaatccttctactccactagtcagtattattgctctatactggatatttgattacagggcctttttttacaatagagaatccaacccttattaagtcccagggtctccatatttataggataaggcacctgggagttggtaagaaggtcatcccgtgaccctcttatttatcacatcaactctgtgacattcatgattaattcctaaacctgacacattagtggggtcaaatcgataggtaaggagataatgggccgcacggcctaacccagtcgtgggtgtctgaatacgcacgttcctgctgcgtgtccgagaagtcagggggatatcagacacgtgatgtctgatatatgcacgtttaccttgcgtgtgttgacttcacaaagggtcatagcctccatatccagctcgcaccacgagctgcatacttgactcgaccttcggccttcagaatcCCTGCCCCAGTCTTGGGAAATGAAGGCAAGCCCTTGGGGTTTCCTCGAGCTAGGTAGGTAcgacctaatgacagaagctccggtctgtgGTGACGTCCACGAGATAactatgattaggccgcagctcgactcgctaatcagcccgtgggaaaaacagggcgtacatctgccccccaagcccctgctcgtggtatgccGCGTCGGGTAAGACtgtagtaggggcttttaggcttccccatgaactcttcatatttcacctcttacgcaggcgcctgatacgtggaacatcgtggttggtgacggtacgccttacgagaaccgcattaaatggcctagcctatgctcagccgtcgtttcgtatttcgagtggagggcctcggatccctcatcagggtcATCCAACGACCCTCTATACGTGACCTTTCatgtatataaaaaggggtggccaccctacgcacgagccaccctttcatttgaaatttttctgaatctcttcttcttctctcttcatctcagacgaAAGAAAAAACCCTCCTCTCTGTGATCGCTATGCCCAGTGTTCAAGAGGCTCAGACGtcaggatttcttcaaagctttggaagccggTACTCCGACGAAGCTTTCACCCAGGCAATACCTTCACCCACCTCCCAATCAAACACTGTAAGTTCcctgaccatgtgtgttttggaaatatatttcactgtagcttaggtaaatattttactgtagccgcatgcatggTTGTATTGGGTTttttggatatggagggtgaaaacccctttttaggctagggtatctttgctgtaggaaatcgtttaagagtatggtttacaggatgctttttatggggaaaatttctaggtaggagttttggaacttttgggtgcaaaaccgggtagcttagggaacacgcttcacaggcggttttgcattttttgcctactgaaaatttccccccaaggaaaattctatcctgaccctcctgacacacgaattccgagtaatcggggatctgttgggagcacaggcgcgtgttcatcgaaccacgtggtcccactctccacgggctgggcttacctcagctcgtgtaaataacATTTGACTTTTCCtcacgcttgggtcgccttttctgaaatgttttcttttgttcgttaggcgaccagatggcaccgaaaaggaacACCCCCAAGAAgaccgtcagcagctcggcctcgcagcaggacaaaggaaaggcggtgatgccagactccccaatccccaactttgggccgacggtggagcaggaggtcgaggtcgcccccgacgccttctttgaggcggagaggatcgtctcaaaagtcaccgaccagacgaagatcaacaaaatctttctctcccacaacatcgccctggggaaagcatccatggtggctcgacctgccgcagagggcgagcggagctgtgcgtcgctcgacgagtcgttcgcggcctggagcggcgaacattttaaggcgggggccttcctcccactgggtcagtattttgctgatttcctaaattatgtgaggttggcaccgttTCAGCTCCCCCTCAACTCCTATCGCTTGCTGGCTGGGTTGAAATACTTGTTtcagaagcatgagtgggaggtccccactcctgcggatattttatattttttctgcctcaaagccagcccggaccagcgggggcgaggcgacgggttttactacttaacccgatttcccaatacggtTGCGGTCaacgagctgcccagccaccccaacgatttcaaggaccagttcttcatgtcgacggggtttagaaattgcgagctccactacttcaatcgtccttgtAAGTATCTTttctccttagctcgtaagttaagtgtcgttttagctcctcccgtaccctTTTCTGACTTAGGCTAtttctgcagccatcttcgcgaggacagagaaatctgtgaccctcggggcccaatacgagacgctggcgggcttgccccccagcgagaaggattatcgcgtgctcgtaacagacgagacgatggtggcctgcaagctgattttcccaaatcagactttgaacctcaggaggcctcgggggcttcccccagctcgcgacaccagacccattatcgtggaggaggtcgcggaagacgaggatgaggaggacga is a window of Humulus lupulus chromosome 4, drHumLupu1.1, whole genome shotgun sequence DNA encoding:
- the LOC133831064 gene encoding uncharacterized protein LOC133831064, which encodes MDESLSKNDDKMDDVQVRRLSIIDFSSEDDSLIGFSSGSPQDSQDLRSIDLVESVGNEKLEYFGDIPEMKELVPQPSQCLEPERVKRNGKYNLRKSLAWDSAFFTSEGVLDAEELSSITGGNEGGRQMLPGIDEEVHRSTDSISTLGSDTLTLESNETNLFEDIRASIQKSSKATVTADERSKVGSGVRETKIVTALKRVELSSQPKMKPKVVCKKPSIGLQNPGRLARPVSACPQSSEFNVANKESTQSLMKRPNFQGKPIPISATLAKRASLGGSLLKMEKDGVKTAAGRGAPVSKLTCSLRNVPRPIPSSKSSSRASSTATIRETTSSFDSSASTSSVNMGKSPSNSMKRKTDTKTGNPRSLGSNPKTPSRISSINKTGPGKSHVSSQLMPFSKLSSSISPASSISDWSSESVSSLSSLQQISCSSRDSISDTCKRVSIDFDEPQSLDSESHADDHSSVGMVARPPSSKPSGLRLPSPKIGFFDGAKSTVRTHKRSGQSHPVAPSNLPKICAGSGNPSGGQIKPKKLNPERDVTSDTKADARRIFSNMKPRVSTPQEASKAATKISNALRNVESCHLTSPIVKNNTPLKHGSENKFNAKEVESGGDAGCLHDDANDLAESNAVIDAMKAEASPYDKDTGFAESNEFVDVMKAEVSLENKCSPHKDIKITTPFSGEQTAMKNGTKTDDAQRISSNMKPRVSTPQEASKAATRISNALRNVESCPTTSPKVKNNTPLKHGGENNFNSEKVESGGDDVGLYGEATSLAESNGLVDVTRAEIFLLDKDTGLVESNGIVNIMKAEVSPHSKVTGLVEGNEIVDVRKAEVSLENKCSAHKEDRKITTPISGVHTAMTNGTNAQRSSSNMKPRVSILQEESKAATRISNALRNIESCHTTSPKVENNTSLKHGSENNFNDKEVKSDGDNVGLHGEDTAESNGVVDVMKAEVCPHDKDTGFAESNQIVDVIKAEVSPENKCSAHKDIKITTPISGLRSDLNSISSFKDLLPLSQEVVHFKNNNEDEMSHYEDQIDCLIRQVSAMNITETQEKVLGDSLSSQQNLSTDDIVCSPELPIHQEVIVCVQKEDSVISLSKPTVSLTTTNENTTGKRIPFAAKDSFCNIDESFDCSKGSVVLEGEKDGSILPFSEEHFDTEQLR